Within Streptomyces roseirectus, the genomic segment GCAGGACCGAACGATCCGGCCCCGTAGGCCGCGCGGCCAGAGGTCAGCCCTGGGCGGGTAGCCGCAGCGGCCGGTAGCCGTCGGCATCGAGCGTGGCCGGCTCGCCGTCAATGTCCACCGTGTGGGTGCCGTAAAACGAGCTGGGCCTCCGGGGCCGGCTCGTGCCGGTGGAGTTTCCGCGCCGTCGACCTGTAGCCCGCCGAGCGGGCCGCGCTCGACTAGGGGTGGCGGGGCCGCCGCGAGTAGGAGAGAACCGGGTCAGCGCGCTCGCAGGGTGTCGAAGCCGAGCGGCAGGAGGCTTACCACGCACGCAGGAACTCAGCGGCTCGAGTCCGGGTGCGGTTGCGTTGGCAGCGCTCGGACCGAGGAGGTGGTCTGGGACAGGGCGTGGAGCAACTGCCGGTTGTGCGCGGTCAGTTGGTTGACAGCGCGGACGAGGTGCTCGACGTCGGTCCGCAGCTGGGCCAGTTCGGTGGGGTCCTTGGCGCGGAGTTCCTTCAGCTTGACGATCTGCTGGCGCAGGCGGATCTCGGAGTGCGGCGTCTGCCCGCGTGCCGTGACCTGCGCGTAGAAGTCGTTCTTGAGCTCGAGGCGGCGCTGGGTGAGCGCGTTGCGTGGCACGCCGGCTTCCTGGGCCAGGGTGACGATCGTCAGCGCGCCGGTGGAGTGCTGCGCGGTTCCTTGGAGGATGCGGTCCATGGCCGCGCGGATACGGTCGCGTTCGTCGGGTGCGGGGCTCATGCGGTGCCGTCCTGGAGGCTGATGCGGGTGCGGTGGTGGGTGTCGGCGAGGTCGCGCGGCCGGGCGGCGTTGTCGCGCAGGCGCTCGCCCAGCGGACCAGGGACGCGGCCTGCCTGCTGGTCAAGCACGGTGGCGCGGCGACGGAGACCGGTGGCGTGCTGATCGGTGCGGGCAATGTTCGCGCAGGCGGGGACGCACTGGTCGAGGCTGGGGGTGCCCTTGAGACCGCGGTGGCACAGGGCCTTGTCGCGCCTGTAGACGCACATCAGCAGCGTGTGGGGATTGTCGTAGACGGCCAGGTGAGGGTTGGCGAGGATCTGTCGGGCCTGCCGTGCGGTGATGACGGTGCCGGTGTACTGGGGCGCGGTGGCGGCGGCCTTGAGGGCGCGGCGGGCGGCAGACCCGGAGATGCCGAGGTCACCGTGGAACCCCGCGGGCACAAGCCCTTGCGCTTCGTCTTCGATACCTCCGCGCTGCCCGCGCCCGGAGAGTTCGACGGCGACACCGTCCTCGGTCCGGACACCGAGCCGGGTCAGCGGGTGCTGCGCCTGCGGGGTTACGTGAACCGAGTGCGGGGTGTCTCCGAGGGAGCACAGCGGAAGATACAGATCGGCACCGAGTCCAGCGACGGCGCTGTCACCTGGTACGACGTCACCGCGGACAACGTACAGCTGACGTCCGACGGGCTGACCACCCCGGCCGTGACGGAGATCCGCCGCCGCAACGACACCGTACCGATCGGGGTGCGCGCACAAGACCGCACCGCGAAGAGCACTGCCGCGCCCACAACGCCTACGGCACTGCCGGACGAGCCCCTGGATCGCGGCAACGCTGCCTGGACCAGCTGGAGTCGGCAACCCGTGAGGGAGCAACCGAGGAGGAGAACGAACTGCTGCGCCTTCGCCGTGGCGTGGGCGTTCCGGCGGCCACGTCAGCCAGGTCTCGCCCCGCGAGGCCGACCCGCCTCTTCCCCTCTCTGGAAGGAGAGATGAGCCCGGCGGCCTTCAAGCCGTCATCCGGCGTACGTCCTGAAGGCCGAGCCTCGACCAACCGCCCGCCCGGACCGAAGCCATCCGACGGGGATTCCGCAGACCACGGCGCACAGGTTCCGGACAAGCTGAGTTCCGCTGCCGCTGCTGTGCGCGGCGCGCTCAAGAAGGCCGCCCGCAAGCAGCCATCGTCAGCTGGAGCGAGTTGCGACGCAGACTCGGTTCGGCGCTGCCCCGCATGACCGTTCGCCGACCAGGCCGGCATCCGTTCCGATCAGGTCACCGCTCTCACCTGGTCCGCACATGGCTGGCCCACCACGCCGACAGGATCGAGCTGTACTTCCGGCCCTCGTACTCGCCCGAACTGAACCCCGACGAACTCGTCAACGCCGACCCCAAACGAGGCCTGCCATGAGCAGCAGGGCCCGCAACCAGGCCCACCTCGCAGCCGAGATCCGCAGGTTCTTCCACCACCACCACCACCGCCAGCGCCAGCGCCAGCCGCACATCGTCCGCGGCTACTTCGGCGGCCCCCATGTCCGCTACACCCTCGAAGAGAACTCTTTTGAGTTTCTGATCGACACTGCGTCACCTGGCCTGACGAGGGAATCTTCGCCCAGCTCAACTACGACCTCACCGGGCTCGCCCGCGTGAAGGAAGGCCGCAAGCCCGAGCCCACCGCCTCTGTCATCGACCCCCAGAGCGTCAAGACCTCCACCGACGTACCTCTGGCCGGCCAGGGAACCGGTGCCGCGAAGAAGATCGCCGGCAGGAAACGGGGGATCCTGACCGACACGATGGGAATACGCCTCCTCGACAAAGCGAAACAGACCTACCCGACCATCGCGAAAATCTGGTCGACACCGGCTTCAAGAACGCAGTCGTCGAGCACGGCGCCACCCTTGGAATCGACGTCGAGGTCGTCAACAGAAACCCCGAGAAGCGCGGCTTTCATGTCGTGAAAAGGCGCTGGATGGCAGAGCAGCATCGGGTGGATCATGATGCACCGCCGCCTCGCCCGCGACTACGAGACCCTCACCACCAGCTCCGCGGCAATGATCCACATCACCTCGATCAACAACCTTGCCAAGCGCATAACGGACGAGACCATCCCGACCCGGCGAGGAACTCAACAGGAGGCAAGGGGCAATCTTCCTGGATCAAACGCCTTCTTAGAGGTTTTCTGCAAACGGCGACCTGCGAGAAAATGACTTCCGGGC encodes:
- a CDS encoding transposase encodes the protein MTVRRPGRHPFRSGHRSHLVRTWLAHHADRIELYFRPSYSPELNPDELVNADPKRGLP